The following proteins are co-located in the Synechococcus sp. PROS-U-1 genome:
- a CDS encoding ROK family protein: MPGAQVIGVDLGGTAIKLARIRADGTVLAEAQWPTPQPAVPGAVTMALCEAIAKIDPEYQAEAVGIGLPGPMDASARVARVCINLPGWEDVPLADWLESRLNRRVTLANDGNCAVVGEAWLGAAQGVEDVVMLTLGTGVGGGVLLRGELFTGHNGAAAEPGLIGVQPDGPACNSGNRGSLEQFASITGLRRLCDRDPRELSAEADAGDPVAVEVWRRYGERLGCGVASLVYVFTPQLVLLGGGLAGAARHFLPSLRREVESRVQAVSREGLRIEAACLGNGAGRLGAARLALLRLNGMMAPD, translated from the coding sequence ATGCCTGGTGCGCAGGTGATCGGGGTGGACCTCGGGGGTACGGCGATCAAGCTGGCTCGGATCCGTGCCGATGGCACGGTGCTAGCGGAGGCGCAATGGCCCACACCGCAGCCCGCCGTTCCTGGTGCCGTGACCATGGCCCTTTGTGAGGCCATTGCAAAGATCGATCCGGAGTATCAGGCCGAGGCGGTTGGCATCGGGCTTCCCGGTCCGATGGATGCTTCGGCCCGAGTGGCGCGGGTCTGCATCAACCTGCCCGGCTGGGAGGACGTGCCTTTAGCGGACTGGTTGGAATCACGGCTCAATCGCCGGGTCACCCTTGCCAATGACGGCAACTGTGCCGTGGTGGGTGAGGCCTGGCTCGGTGCTGCCCAGGGAGTTGAGGATGTGGTGATGCTCACCCTCGGCACTGGTGTTGGTGGGGGGGTGCTCCTGCGTGGGGAGTTGTTCACGGGCCACAACGGTGCGGCCGCGGAACCGGGGCTGATTGGGGTTCAGCCCGACGGTCCGGCCTGCAACAGCGGCAACCGTGGCTCTCTGGAGCAGTTCGCGAGCATCACGGGCCTTCGGCGGCTCTGCGATCGCGATCCCCGCGAGCTCAGTGCAGAGGCCGATGCCGGTGATCCGGTCGCCGTGGAGGTTTGGAGACGTTATGGCGAGCGTCTGGGCTGCGGGGTTGCGTCTTTGGTGTACGTGTTCACGCCGCAGTTGGTCTTGTTGGGTGGTGGCCTCGCTGGTGCCGCCCGTCACTTTCTGCCGTCGTTGCGTCGCGAGGTGGAGTCACGGGTGCAGGCTGTGTCTAGGGAGGGGTTGCGGATCGAAGCCGCCTGCCTGGGCAATGGTGCTGGACGCCTGGGGGCTGCTCGGCTCGCCCTGCTGCGGCTGAACGGGATGATGGCTCCAGATTGA
- a CDS encoding glutamate-5-semialdehyde dehydrogenase: MSSVPEPSAALLQRAAAVRRAAVDLGQTDDGQRALALQAMADALTDRAAIILGANRQDLERSATEGLAPALMARLKLDETKLAAAIDGVRKVASLSDPLGCRQLHRELDHGLVLERISVPLGVVGVIFEARPDAVMQIASLAIRSGNGALLKGGSEARCTNEAVMEALQAGLAASPVSADALALLTTRQESLALLRLDGLVDLIIPRGSNELVRFIQDNTRIPVLGHADGVCHLYVDAAADVDQAVRVAVDSKSQYPAACNAIETLLVHRSIAKPFLAAALPAFAAAGVQLRGDAESVALGVAETATEEDWRTEYLDLILAVKLVEDLEEATDHIRSYGSRHTEVILTEDAQAADRFLAAVDSAGVYHNCSSRFADGFRYGFGAEVGISTQTLPPRGPVGLEGLVTYRYRLRGEGHIAADYANGSRVFTHIDRPL, encoded by the coding sequence ATGTCCAGCGTTCCAGAGCCTTCCGCCGCGCTGTTGCAGCGTGCTGCGGCTGTCCGCCGTGCTGCTGTTGATCTGGGGCAGACCGATGACGGGCAACGCGCCTTGGCGCTCCAGGCGATGGCGGACGCTCTGACCGACCGCGCAGCAATCATCCTTGGTGCCAATCGTCAGGATCTCGAACGGTCGGCAACCGAGGGGTTGGCACCGGCCCTGATGGCCCGGCTGAAGCTGGATGAAACCAAGTTGGCTGCAGCGATTGATGGCGTCCGCAAGGTGGCCAGCCTCAGCGACCCGCTGGGCTGCCGCCAGTTGCACCGGGAGCTTGATCATGGCTTGGTGCTGGAACGGATCTCCGTGCCGCTTGGCGTGGTGGGTGTGATCTTTGAGGCCAGACCGGATGCCGTGATGCAGATCGCCTCCCTGGCGATCCGTTCGGGCAACGGCGCCCTGTTGAAAGGGGGCAGTGAGGCCCGCTGCACCAATGAGGCTGTAATGGAAGCGCTGCAGGCAGGCCTGGCGGCAAGTCCGGTGTCCGCCGATGCCCTAGCGCTGCTTACCACGCGTCAAGAAAGCCTGGCCTTGTTGCGTCTGGACGGCCTCGTGGATCTGATCATCCCCAGGGGGAGTAACGAGCTGGTGCGCTTCATCCAGGACAACACCCGCATTCCGGTGCTGGGCCATGCCGATGGGGTGTGCCATCTCTATGTGGATGCTGCGGCCGATGTCGACCAAGCCGTTCGGGTGGCAGTGGACAGCAAAAGTCAGTATCCCGCCGCCTGCAACGCCATCGAGACCTTGCTGGTGCACCGCTCCATTGCCAAGCCTTTTCTGGCAGCAGCGCTGCCGGCCTTCGCGGCTGCCGGGGTTCAGCTGCGGGGCGATGCCGAGAGCGTGGCCCTCGGCGTGGCTGAAACGGCCACGGAGGAGGACTGGCGCACGGAGTATCTGGATCTGATCCTGGCGGTGAAGCTGGTGGAAGATCTGGAGGAAGCCACCGATCACATCCGTTCCTATGGGTCGCGTCATACCGAAGTGATCCTGACCGAGGATGCCCAGGCTGCTGACCGCTTCCTGGCAGCGGTGGATAGCGCCGGGGTCTATCACAACTGCTCCAGCCGGTTCGCCGATGGGTTCCGCTACGGATTCGGCGCTGAGGTGGGTATCAGCACCCAGACCCTGCCGCCCCGAGGACCGGTCGGTCTTGAGGGGCTGGTGACCTATCGCTATCGGTTGCGTGGTGAGGGTCACATCGCTGCCGACTACGCCAACGGCAGCCGTGTCTTCACCCACATCGACAGGCCCCTCTGA
- a CDS encoding dihydroneopterin aldolase: MDCIGVRELRLWAHVGVLEHERRDGQWFSLDFSVQLDLTAAAGADDLSRSLDYSVAIQALQGLSQQIRCLTIEHFSEQMLDRLETLYGAMPMWLRLTKCAAPVPGFNGRVFVERSRHGGTSAL; encoded by the coding sequence ATGGATTGCATCGGTGTGCGGGAGCTCCGCTTGTGGGCCCATGTCGGGGTGTTGGAGCACGAACGTCGGGATGGCCAGTGGTTCAGCCTTGATTTCAGTGTTCAGCTCGATCTGACGGCTGCTGCCGGGGCTGACGACCTAAGCCGGAGTCTTGATTACAGCGTGGCGATTCAGGCCCTGCAGGGTCTGTCCCAGCAGATTCGTTGCCTCACGATCGAGCACTTCAGCGAGCAGATGCTGGATCGGTTGGAAACCCTGTACGGGGCCATGCCGATGTGGTTGCGATTGACCAAATGTGCTGCACCGGTTCCTGGATTCAACGGTCGGGTGTTCGTGGAGCGCTCGCGCCATGGCGGCACATCAGCCCTGTGA
- a CDS encoding triacylglycerol lipase, with protein MNIPLVLVHGLWDTPHLFHRLIQGLDQPNRPLLAPHLPHGLGWVPLRQLASRLDQHIQQRFGSDTRVDLLGFSMGGVIGRIWLQELGGAQRTRRFFSVGSPQQGTLAAQLIPRPLLAGAADMKVGSRLLRQLNRPTDALDGVECCSFFCRWDLMVCPGWRAVLPVGRHEEIPVWTHQQLISHPAAIQRLSSSLRA; from the coding sequence GTGAACATCCCTCTGGTGTTGGTGCATGGTCTCTGGGACACGCCCCATCTGTTTCATCGGCTGATCCAGGGGCTGGACCAGCCGAATCGCCCTCTGCTGGCGCCGCATCTTCCCCATGGGCTGGGCTGGGTGCCCTTGCGGCAGTTGGCCTCTCGCCTTGATCAGCACATTCAGCAGCGCTTTGGTTCTGACACCAGGGTCGACCTTTTGGGTTTCTCGATGGGGGGCGTGATTGGCAGGATCTGGCTGCAGGAGCTTGGGGGGGCGCAACGCACCCGACGCTTCTTCAGCGTGGGCAGTCCACAGCAGGGCACCCTTGCCGCCCAGCTGATTCCCCGCCCGCTACTGGCCGGTGCTGCAGACATGAAAGTCGGCAGTCGCCTCCTGCGACAGCTGAATCGCCCAACCGATGCCCTGGATGGGGTCGAGTGCTGCAGTTTCTTCTGCCGCTGGGATCTGATGGTCTGCCCTGGCTGGAGAGCTGTTCTGCCGGTGGGTCGGCATGAGGAAATCCCTGTCTGGACCCATCAGCAGCTGATCAGTCACCCCGCAGCAATTCAACGGCTCAGCAGCAGCTTGCGCGCCTGA
- a CDS encoding M3 family metallopeptidase, with product MTTSASPLLRGEGLPEFRSISPELVSQDIPVLLEQLDGAFSELEKSLESALAGPSRLSWDAVMQPLQAIGERLRWSWGVVSHLNGVCNSPELRDAHAAQQPDVVRLSNRLGQSQVLHRALESLQNDPAEPLNATQQRILKSELLSMQQRGVGLSGDEKAAFNRTSERLASLSTQFGNHVLDATQQWTLKLTEPNEVEGLPQRALEALAAAAREAGDADASAEGGPWLLGLDMPRYLPFLTHATNRSLREKAYRAHVGRASEGDLDNRALIEEILTLRREQASRLGYAHWADLSLSAKMADDVPAVEALLEELRAAAYPAAEQELQDLQAIAQEHKAPEADDLAPWDIAYWSEKLRQSRFDLDQEALRPWFPLPQVLDGLFSLCSRLFDVEIVAADGEAPIWNDDVRFFRVKRSDGTPLAGFYLDPYSRPASKRGGAWMDECLGLNKQPDGSVVLPVAYLICNQTPPVGDTPSLMSFEEVETLFHEFGHGLQHMLTTVEEPEAAGISNVEWDAVELPSQFMENWCLDHATLMGMARHWQTGEPLPEAEFNKLRSSRTFNAGLATLRQVHFALSDLRLHSKWTPELGITPDALRREIAATTTVMAPIPEDQFLCSFGHIFAGGYSAGYYSYKWAEVLSADAFSAFEEVGLDQEDRVRETGARFRDTVLSLGGSRSPADVFKAFRGRPASTEALIRHSGLVAAA from the coding sequence ATGACCACATCTGCTTCTCCTCTCCTTCGCGGCGAAGGCCTGCCCGAATTTCGGTCCATTTCCCCCGAGCTGGTCAGCCAGGACATCCCTGTCCTTCTCGAACAACTTGATGGAGCCTTCAGTGAGCTTGAGAAATCTCTGGAATCAGCCTTAGCGGGCCCGTCCCGACTCTCCTGGGACGCGGTCATGCAGCCACTTCAGGCCATTGGTGAACGGCTGCGCTGGAGCTGGGGTGTTGTGTCTCACCTCAATGGCGTCTGCAATTCCCCCGAACTGCGTGATGCCCATGCCGCCCAGCAACCCGATGTTGTGCGCCTCAGCAACCGCCTCGGCCAAAGCCAGGTTCTTCATCGAGCCTTGGAATCACTTCAAAACGACCCGGCCGAGCCCCTCAACGCCACCCAACAGCGGATTCTGAAATCAGAATTGCTGTCGATGCAGCAGCGCGGGGTGGGCCTCAGTGGCGATGAGAAAGCGGCCTTCAACCGCACCAGTGAACGTCTGGCCTCACTGTCCACCCAGTTCGGCAACCACGTGCTCGATGCCACACAGCAGTGGACTCTGAAACTCACCGAACCCAACGAGGTGGAAGGCCTCCCGCAACGGGCTCTGGAAGCGCTGGCCGCAGCGGCCCGCGAGGCAGGGGATGCTGATGCTTCCGCTGAAGGTGGCCCCTGGCTGCTGGGCTTGGACATGCCCCGCTATCTGCCGTTCCTCACCCATGCCACCAACCGCTCCCTGAGGGAAAAGGCTTATCGCGCCCATGTGGGGCGGGCCAGTGAAGGAGATCTCGACAACCGCGCACTGATCGAAGAGATCCTGACCCTGAGGCGCGAACAAGCCTCTCGCCTGGGGTATGCCCATTGGGCTGACCTCAGTCTGAGCGCCAAAATGGCCGACGACGTGCCGGCCGTCGAAGCACTTCTGGAAGAACTCCGTGCTGCGGCTTATCCAGCAGCAGAACAGGAGCTGCAGGACCTCCAAGCCATCGCCCAGGAGCACAAGGCCCCTGAAGCAGATGACCTGGCTCCCTGGGACATCGCCTACTGGTCGGAAAAATTGCGCCAATCTCGGTTCGACCTGGACCAAGAAGCGCTGCGCCCCTGGTTCCCGCTGCCGCAGGTTCTCGATGGACTGTTCAGCCTTTGCTCACGTCTCTTTGACGTGGAGATCGTCGCCGCAGATGGCGAGGCACCGATCTGGAACGACGACGTTCGCTTCTTCCGTGTGAAGCGCTCGGATGGCACACCTCTGGCTGGCTTCTACCTGGATCCCTACAGCCGGCCGGCCAGCAAACGCGGTGGGGCCTGGATGGATGAATGCCTGGGCTTGAACAAGCAACCGGATGGATCGGTGGTGCTGCCGGTGGCCTATCTGATCTGCAACCAGACTCCACCTGTCGGAGACACCCCCAGCCTGATGAGCTTCGAGGAGGTGGAGACCCTCTTCCATGAATTCGGCCATGGGCTCCAGCACATGCTCACCACCGTCGAAGAACCGGAAGCCGCCGGCATCAGCAACGTGGAATGGGATGCCGTTGAACTCCCCAGCCAGTTCATGGAGAACTGGTGCCTCGATCACGCCACATTGATGGGCATGGCGCGCCACTGGCAGACCGGTGAACCTCTGCCTGAGGCTGAATTCAACAAGCTACGCAGCAGTCGCACCTTCAATGCGGGACTGGCCACCCTGCGGCAGGTTCACTTCGCCCTCAGTGACCTTCGCCTCCACAGCAAGTGGACTCCGGAGCTCGGCATTACGCCCGACGCGCTGCGCCGTGAGATCGCAGCGACCACCACAGTGATGGCTCCGATCCCGGAGGATCAATTCCTCTGTTCCTTCGGCCATATCTTTGCGGGCGGCTACTCCGCCGGGTACTACTCCTACAAGTGGGCTGAGGTGCTGAGTGCAGATGCCTTCTCCGCCTTCGAGGAGGTAGGTCTGGATCAGGAGGATCGGGTTCGCGAAACCGGAGCCCGCTTCCGCGACACCGTGCTCAGCCTCGGCGGGAGTCGCTCCCCTGCAGACGTGTTCAAAGCCTTCCGCGGCCGCCCAGCCAGCACCGAAGCGCTGATTCGCCATTCCGGCCTGGTGGCCGCGGCCTGA
- a CDS encoding NAD(P)H-quinone oxidoreductase subunit 4 encodes MDAGLAELAVSSTPFPWLSLIVLLPAAAALVLPLVPVSEDKPSPAPRTITLIVLLVDLLLMMGVFATRFDPSAEGLQLVERVSWLPALGLEWSLGVDGLSAPLVVLSGLVTLLSVAASWSVQRKPRLYFALMLVQASAQGLVFLSQDFLLFFLAWELELVPVYLLIAIWGGQNRQYAATKFILYTALASLLILISGLALALSGDTFTFNLTELAARSPGGSFGLLCYLGFLIGFGVKLPMFPLHTWLPDAHGEANAPVSMLLAGVLLKMGGYALLRFNVQMLPEAHYTLAPALVILGIVNIVYGALNAFAQDNVKRRIACSSVSHMGFVLVGIGAVDALGISGAMLQMVSHGLIAAAMFFVTGVFYERTKTLSIPNMGGLAKALPITFAFFLASSLASLALPGMSGFISEITVFLGITSQEAFTSLFRSITVLLAAIGLVLTPIYLLSMCRRVFFGPRIPALASVNDMRPRELIIGLSLLVPTLVIGIWPRVAMDLYEASTNALALQFIAS; translated from the coding sequence ATGGACGCTGGGTTAGCAGAGCTTGCTGTCTCGAGCACACCGTTCCCCTGGTTATCTCTGATTGTGTTGCTGCCGGCGGCGGCAGCTCTCGTGCTTCCCCTGGTCCCAGTCAGCGAGGACAAGCCATCCCCCGCGCCCAGAACGATCACGCTCATCGTCCTGCTGGTCGATCTGCTGCTGATGATGGGGGTGTTTGCCACCCGCTTCGACCCCAGCGCTGAAGGTCTCCAGCTGGTGGAACGTGTGAGCTGGCTTCCGGCCCTCGGCCTGGAGTGGTCCCTCGGGGTGGATGGTCTCTCCGCGCCTCTCGTCGTGCTCAGCGGGCTGGTGACTTTGCTGTCTGTGGCTGCCAGCTGGTCAGTTCAACGCAAGCCACGGCTGTACTTCGCCCTGATGCTGGTTCAGGCCTCGGCCCAAGGCCTGGTCTTTCTGTCCCAAGACTTCCTGCTCTTCTTCCTCGCCTGGGAGCTAGAGCTCGTTCCCGTCTACCTGCTCATCGCCATTTGGGGCGGACAAAACCGCCAATACGCCGCGACCAAATTCATCCTTTACACAGCGCTGGCCTCCCTGCTGATCCTGATCAGTGGTTTGGCGCTGGCTCTTTCCGGCGATACCTTCACGTTCAACCTCACGGAACTGGCCGCTCGCTCCCCCGGCGGCAGCTTCGGTCTCCTGTGTTACCTCGGCTTCCTGATCGGCTTTGGCGTGAAATTGCCGATGTTCCCTCTCCACACTTGGCTGCCTGATGCCCATGGAGAAGCGAATGCGCCGGTGTCGATGCTATTGGCCGGCGTTCTCCTGAAAATGGGCGGCTATGCGCTGCTCCGTTTCAACGTCCAGATGCTGCCGGAAGCGCACTACACCCTGGCGCCTGCACTAGTGATCCTTGGGATCGTGAATATCGTCTATGGCGCCCTCAACGCCTTCGCCCAGGACAACGTGAAACGCAGGATCGCCTGCAGTTCCGTCAGTCACATGGGATTTGTTCTAGTGGGGATCGGTGCCGTGGATGCACTGGGGATCAGCGGAGCGATGCTTCAGATGGTCAGCCATGGCCTGATTGCAGCCGCGATGTTCTTCGTGACAGGGGTGTTCTACGAGCGAACAAAAACCCTTTCGATCCCCAACATGGGTGGGTTGGCCAAAGCCTTGCCGATCACCTTCGCCTTCTTCCTTGCCAGCTCCCTGGCATCCCTGGCGCTGCCGGGCATGAGCGGCTTCATCAGTGAAATCACTGTGTTCCTCGGCATCACCAGCCAGGAAGCCTTCACATCACTGTTCCGATCAATCACCGTCCTGCTGGCCGCCATCGGGCTTGTGCTCACGCCGATCTACTTGCTCTCCATGTGCCGCAGAGTGTTCTTTGGTCCCAGGATTCCTGCACTGGCCAGCGTGAATGACATGCGGCCAAGGGAACTGATCATTGGCCTGAGCCTCCTGGTACCAACCCTGGTGATCGGAATCTGGCCGCGCGTCGCCATGGATCTCTACGAAGCCTCCACCAACGCCCTAGCCCTGCAGTTCATCGCCAGCTGA
- the thrB gene encoding homoserine kinase, translating into MAQPRIGQKVVVDVPATTANLGPGFDCLGAALDLNNRFAMRRIEGGGERFELIIEGSEGSHLRGGPENLVYRAAQRVWKAAGLEPVALEARVRLAVPPARGLGSSATAIVAGLMGANALVGEPLSKEKLLELAIDIEGHPDNVVPSLLGGLCMTAKAASQRWRVVRCEWTPGVKAVVAIPSIRLSTSEARRAMPKAIPVGDAVVNLGALTLLLQGLRTGNGDLISDGMHDRLHEPYRWRLIKGGDQVKQAAMEAGAWGCAISGAGPSVLALCSEEKGPAVSRAMVKAWEAAGVASRAPVLNLQTAGSHWQPAEDE; encoded by the coding sequence ATGGCGCAGCCGCGCATCGGTCAGAAAGTGGTCGTGGACGTCCCGGCAACCACGGCCAATCTCGGACCAGGCTTTGACTGCCTCGGTGCTGCCCTCGACCTAAACAACCGATTCGCCATGCGGCGGATCGAAGGGGGTGGTGAACGGTTTGAGCTGATTATTGAGGGATCGGAGGGAAGCCATCTCCGTGGTGGGCCTGAAAATCTCGTGTATCGAGCTGCGCAACGGGTGTGGAAAGCAGCTGGTCTTGAACCCGTCGCCCTGGAGGCGCGGGTGCGTCTTGCCGTGCCGCCGGCACGGGGGCTTGGCAGCAGTGCAACGGCCATTGTGGCCGGATTGATGGGGGCTAATGCCCTGGTGGGGGAACCCCTCTCCAAGGAGAAGCTGCTGGAACTGGCCATTGATATTGAAGGACACCCCGACAACGTTGTGCCATCCCTTCTGGGCGGCCTTTGCATGACCGCCAAGGCCGCCTCCCAGCGCTGGCGTGTTGTGCGTTGCGAATGGACGCCAGGAGTGAAGGCCGTCGTCGCGATTCCATCCATACGTCTGAGCACAAGCGAAGCCCGACGGGCCATGCCCAAGGCCATCCCCGTTGGCGACGCCGTGGTGAACCTTGGTGCCCTGACGTTGCTGCTTCAGGGGCTGCGCACCGGCAATGGAGACCTGATCTCCGACGGCATGCACGATCGGCTCCACGAGCCTTACCGCTGGCGACTGATCAAAGGGGGAGACCAGGTCAAACAGGCGGCCATGGAGGCTGGAGCCTGGGGCTGCGCCATCAGTGGTGCCGGGCCAAGCGTCCTGGCGCTCTGCTCGGAGGAGAAGGGTCCAGCCGTCAGTCGCGCCATGGTGAAAGCGTGGGAAGCAGCGGGGGTCGCCAGCCGCGCGCCGGTGCTGAATCTGCAAACCGCAGGCAGCCACTGGCAACCGGCAGAAGATGAGTAG